ACATTCTGTACAAGGAAGGggtgggcaccatcttgtttttttgcttcaggcagcaaagtatctagggctggccctgatccaggatctcaggcagtggtcttcctttccattttctaCCTGATCTTTTAACTGGAGTTGCCAGGCATGAAACATGGCTGCTTTTAGGTCCTTCCTACATCGGAGAAATTGGAGAGTGTTTCCTCTGAACATCATTGGACTCTTATTTCACTCTTCAATCCCCTCATTCCAGATCTGGATGGTGGTTGGTAGGGTGGCTATCTTAAAGCTCACTGAGGGATAACAGAGGAAAAGCAATTCTCTTTGGTGCTGTGAGGAGTCCCTGAGTTCCTgctccgcccccctccccagtcttaTACAAAAGGGATGAAGAGGGTAGTCTCAAGTTCTCTAGCAAAGTTCAGAGGTTAATTGCTCTCCCATTCTTTGGCatctcatttcattttatttcctttctatactgcccaatagccaaaactctctgggtggttcaaaaaatTATACcaccaaaatacaacataataaaaagatAATTTAAAATCTTTatcatacaaaattttaaaacaaagcagctaaaaaacagttacaataagataccaaGACCTGATTAAACAATTGCCATTTTATCTGGAGCTCTATCTTTTACTTCCAATGCCCCAAGGGTATCTTGACTGTAATATTCTATTGCATGACTACTCTTTTCTTTGCTGGGTCTTTTCCCCCCTCTGAAGAGTCTTTGATATCATAGTATCCCTTTCAATCCTATGTAGGACTTTGAGATGGATGTGGTTGCAATGGTCAATGACACGGTGGCAACCATGATCTCCTGCTACTATGAGGACCACCGATGTGAAGTTGGCATGATAGTGGGTAAGTCCATTGTATATAGCTCACCTTGGGCAATGCTCTTGCAATCTGGAGTGTTCATACTTGTTTGTCCATACTGGGCACAGCTTTATATGGAACATAGGATGCTGTCATGTACTGGATCAGGCTATTTGTATATCTAACCCCTTATTGCCTCCTCCAGTGTTCCCCAACcaagtgctcttcagatgttttggactacagctccttgGATTTAGGgccattggttgtgctggctaagactgatggAAGGTGAAGGGCagaacatcaggagggcatcacattggggaatgctggtctaCACTGATGGACAGTGTCTCTCTAGATTCTCAGGGAGAGAACGGTCTCCCCCATAACCTCTACTTCATCCTTCCTAATAgcgatgccagggattgagcctaggaccttctgtgtgcaacacatgtgctctaccattgaccagtagaggctgctggctctggttttggtggggttgtgaagccattctgggtttcaatcagaaccagccagaactctaaaggagctatccaagatgccgaATCTAATTTGGGGACAGTGTTCAGCACCTTAACTCCTTTAAcattccaactggttctgactgaaacccagaatggattgccAGCCCATCTGAAACCAGAGCCTCCAGTTTCCACCACCACTGTCCTCTGGGCCCTCCCCATTGCTTTTCACATCCTGGGCATGATTATCTTATCTATGGAGACTGATGCAGAGCTTAGATCTCAGCTGACTGGCATAAATTAAAAAGAGGCCTTGGTTGTTAACATTCTCAGCAGACCACCTGCTGATCCATTCTGGATGACAATTAATGTGTTGTTCTTGCCCATTTAAACAAGTCCCCTATCATTCTAATTCAGATTAATAAAGACCATTCAGGGAGCATGGTGTGCTGACATTTCCTGTAATGGGAGGAGGTGCCAGAAGGTGTCAAAAGCAAGGATTCTGATACCCTGTTTATTTGAagaagaatagaatcatagaatagcagagttggaaggggcctacaaggccatcgagttcaaccccctgctcaatgcagggatccaccctaaagcatccctgacagatggttgtccagctgcctcttgaatgcctttagtgtgggagagtccacagcctccctaggtaactggttccattgtcatactgctctaacagtcaggaagtttttcctgatgtccagctggaatctggcttcctttaacttgagcctgttattccgtgtcctgcactctgggaggatcgaggacaCTGAATCATTCTAATTCAGATTAATAAAGACCATTCAGGGAGCATGTTGTGCTGACATTTCCTGTAATGGGAGGAGGTGCCAGAAGGTGTCGAAAGCAAAGATTCTGATACCCTGTTTATTTGAAGAAGAAGACTAGTTTGTAATGCTATGGCAAATAGATTGGAAAGAATGTTTTCAAAACCATGACAAGTGCTTAAAGTAGACAGGGTGTTGCCTGAGAGTTTCTGGGAATACCTTATATATCTGATGGACAGCATCAAGGGCTACCTTTATCAACACGAGTTCCCATATTGACACCATTCACAGCAGTGTTAAATCACTCTGGAAGGTATATAAATATGTCTCAGGTATGATTCAGGCATAAATGGCCCTGGCTTTAGTTGAATAAACATTGGGTAAGGGACAAAGAAGTGTTTACACATGAGAGAGACCAAGAAGCAAAAGCAGTATTTGTACTGCTTCCTTCTGCAATGCGATTGCAAAACGTATATGGGCTAGAATGTACAACAGTACCTTTTCAGAAGATTAACATTTACGTGGGATATAAACCATATATCTAGATCAGGTCcagatttacaccttgtgtcaaatcattatgatcccatcatggtaacactgtATCCCTCTtatagtaagcctgtgtgtaccagtttctggggaacatgggtgggagtgtgcccTGCTTAgttggtccctggtctacagctggttggccactgggtgaacagagtactggactagatggaccctcggtctgatccagcagggctcttctcatgctcttatgttcatttataccttgtaggacagacaatggcatttgttgcaatattttggataatgtgggataaaaagcaggaaataacactatgaatgtggtatatggaatatgtaatgtgccccaacaattttcactgcacttcaataccactataaagcagtagtgtagatctagcccagggctggggaatctttttttctctcttgagGACTGCATCCTTTGGGGGTAGTTTGTCAGGGCCCACATGCAGGCAATGTGCAGAGCCAGAGGAAAAATGGGTGTGACCAGAGGTAAAGGTGGGTGGAGTCacccttctctttttctctttccttctctctctctctctctctctctctctctcaatctttcTGCCCGCAGTCCTTTTATTTCACCCTCACCCTTTCTGCTCAGCAGGAAGGGCCATATAGGGCTCATCAGAGGGCCATCACACCATCTAttttgtttccccctctttgccaAACTTCTGAAATGATTGTTTGAGGgcttccctcctgcccccatcCATTCATCACACCATCTTTTCCAACTCCCCTCTCCCATTTTTCACTCTCCCAAACTCCTTCTCAGTTTCCCCCACCTTCTTGAAATTCGTTCAAGGGTAACTTGCCCACCCTGATCTAGATATACTGTTAAAAGTAATTTAGTCATTAATAGCACTTTCTCTTCTGGTACACTGTTGTCTGTTGGATACTTCCTTCTCTGCCTGGAAATATATAGcatgatttattccattttaattccattGTAGCTTCAGATACTGTTCAAATTTCATGATGGTTATTGCAATAGTTCAGATATCTCCGAACAATAAAGATGGTCCCATAATCTCTCTGTATGAATTATTAAATGTGCAGTTTAAAGGGGCGTTTTCAACAGGAGGAAGAGATTCAAATCCTGTCTCCCACCACAACTTTTCCAATCAAGTCGGAGTCCCCAATAGCTGctttaaagtaaataaatgaacatagacatgcgcaaggggtgtgccgggtgtgcccaggcacatcctaatgtctcaagcaataagtgctgaattgaggggggcattgattagggatccagagggagatccaGACATAGCTGGAATTACcttctggctgccctccagctgctccatcaCTTCACTGAAGAACCGCTGCCTTCGAGACAGCATCATTGCTCCCGGCAGGAAAAATGaaaaggccagtgtcaccacaaaggcccaccaatgctggggcttggggAGAGTTTCCTCATCCCCACcccaatggccctcccatggtcaggcaggCCAAATGCAAAGTAGGGCATCAAggtctatagtgtttaataaatagatgaataatgttctttatgactgagtattcaataaatgttcctCAGGTTGactgtcttttagcattcaagaaagctatcaagactgatctcttccggcaggcctatcaagtagaattttaggatacttctAGTATGcttgtaggatgtttttaacagtgtatactatgtttttaatcagtattttatgtattctatgcttgctgttgttccccacctcgatccaattggagaggcgggtaggaaatatattattattattattattattattattattattattattattattattattattattatataaaatccctgggtgcacaccctaatgtgCACGCCTATGTAAATGATGCCTATGTAAATGAACGAATTCAGGGTATCCGTTTATTGATGTTTTGTATAACATTATGCCTGAGAGCCTTCCCTGCTGTAAAACCCACAGAGAACAATAATAATGTCATGCTAGGAGTTTTATGCTATGACACTTGTGCAAAGACTGATACGGAGAATCGCTCTGCGTTTCCATTCCGCCAGGCACAGGTTGTAACGCTTGCTACATGGAGGAGATGCAGAATGTAGAGCTGGTGGAAGGGGACGAAGGTCGGATGTGTGTGAACACCGAATGGGGAGCCTTTGGGACGTCGGGAGAACTGGACGAATTTCTCCTGGAGTACGATCGTGTGGTGGATGAGACCTCGCTTAACCCCGGTCAGCAGCTGTAAGGAATATGACAGATAAAGTTAACGCAACTGCTTCTTCCTTTCCTTGGTTTCACACTTCCCCTATTGATCAAGGAGaggatggggtgggtgtggggagatgTATCTGAGTTACCAGGACCAGCACAAGATACTTTGTTGCCCGAGgtggaggacaagatggcgcttactcagggctggcgctaccattaggccaactaggcagccgcctagggcgcagacctcagagggacgcagtactgccctttaagggtcacagttttatacaaattagctgttttaagaaaaaacattaaaaaaaaggaaaatataatagttcagaaactcctcttgaacagctgaattgaagttggcaatctttttgagtgtgtgtgcaagtagctcgccttgcctagggcgcaaaatagtctggcaccggccctgcgccTACTACTCATCCCTCATTCAAAAGCCACCTGAAGCAGCAGGGTAGTTTGGGGGGCCAAGAACAGGTTGTGTGGcctacacagctctgtcctccaacagaaggAAACAGCTGGGGAGTTGAGGAGGAACAGCCAGTCCCCTGGCACTGCTGTCTATAGCACCTACCACCTGAGGccattgcctcactctgcttaatgacaGGATCGGTCCCGTGAGCTACCATGAATGCTTTACGCTAGCCCTATAAGCCAGTTATGTGTCTGTTGAGCTCATAGGGAAATTCCCTGTGACGTAGTTCATCTCTATTAGACAAATTTTAAGAGTGGACACGGAAATCAGTTGACCTGCTGTCATACCTTGGAGAATCTCTGGGGAGTATTGATAGGCTCCAGGGTTAGGAGCTATTTTTAAATCTCCAGAGTTCCTTTCCTGGCTCTGTAGCTGCCCCTGCGGCAAAGAGAAGCATGCTTCCTAGATGTGGAATCCTCTGAGGTGCAGTTGATTAATGCTTTCCCGTGCACAGTTGCTGCTGAGAGAAACGTGCAGAGTCCAGGAAAGGGTTGTTTTCCCTGCAGCTCAGACAAAATAGCCACCACTGTTGTCAGGCAATCCATCTTGATACATGATAAAAGAAGCCACAATAATTTCATCTAACAAGCTGCGGCCACCACCTCCCACAACATATATGCACACCAGCGAAATAGTGATTTGTGTCTTTCTGTTTGGCTTTCCTTCACTCATATACgcatgcacccacccacacctgtcTATGTACCAATAAGCTGACTAACCCCTTCCACTTTCTCAGGTACGAGAAGATCATAGGAGGGAAATACATGGGGGAGATTGTACGACTAGTGCTACTAAAACTTGTCAATGAAAACTTGCTCTTCAATGGAGAAGCTTCAGAGAAACTGAAAACCAGGGGATCTTTTGAAACTCGTTACCTCTCACAAATTGAAAGGTAGGGCATTTCTTTCAAGTATTCCTTCTTCGAACCTGGGATAGAAATgttgttaataaaataataataaagaataagGGATTCTGGAGCTCAAAACAAATTCATAGCCCCACTAAAACAGgaaccagcagcctccactgggtctgactcagtaaaaggcagcttcctatgttccgaaAGCAGTAAGTCTATAGACACCAGTTGCcactggatggatccttggtctgacccagcagggctcttgtgatGTTCTTAGGTTAACTAGCATGGCTTCCCTCCTAGGATATCTTTGCAACTGTAGTGAAGAGACTAGGAATTGCTAACAGAACACTCTCAGCAATCTCACATAAAAATGCTGTCCACAGTTGTATTCTGTGGAAAGctattaaaatgtatataaaaacgCTTTGTGGCTGAGACTTGCTTGTAAAATCACGACTGTCGGTATTTATATGACTGACATTTACTTTTAAGATTGAAACAAAGAGTCTTCAATCTAGGATGGAATTTAACTTCATTTTTGATGGGGCTAGGTGGAAAAAAACTGGTGGGCCAGCCAGATGTATCTGTAATCTTCTCAAGATTGAGCCTGGGTTTTCTTCCAATAGACCCATGTATAGGAATGTTTAACAATAATAATGTGAGAGCAAAGCAAAAATTAATCAGGTTGTAGCCTAATCGTAGCTAGAAGCCTTTCAGTCAGCAATATACATCTTGAGAGAATTAGATGGATGCCTGCAGAGAACTTGCTTCTGATTTGTACCAGACTATTAATTATTTGATCTATTTAATTGCattcctttaaaatatttatatcccaacttctGAACCAAGAGAAGGAATAGTTCCCACCCCCCAGGGGAGCACTTAATTTGTGCTCCTTGCAGATTTGCACCAATGTTCTGAGAATCTCTTCAATCTTTCTAGCTTAGTTGGCGGCAGAGATGTGGTGCAATATCTCAGATAACAGCTGATTGAGTCCAAAAGCTCCTGACAACGATGACTTTCAAGGCTGCACACATATTATGGAAACCATGAGGAGGCCATGTAGTTGTCATCACTGCACGGTCAACTGCTCATGTACATCTGGATTCGTGGCAATGGGCACAAAAGAAATAAATGGAGACAGTGGCAGTGTAAAAATGGGCTGATATTGTAGTGGTTGGCTGATACATGCAACACATGCTGAAGACCATCCTGTCGAGTAACTTTAAAACAATCGCCATTAGGGTAACCATAACATGTGCTTCCTTGGTCACCTCTTGCCAAAAGATGTATAAATTGCATCACCACTCAGTCCACATCCACTGAGTTGATTTACAAACAGCATGCCATATTATTTGAATTAGATATATGAGGTGAAGTGTATAGATTGCTCGTAGCCTCCCGGTGCTGATTTCTCACCGAGCCCTGGGGTGATAAACATGCCAGTCACCTCCATAGTAACAGAAGTGAGATCTCTTTACTCTTGTTGTTCCCAGTGACCCCAGTGACCGTAAGCAGGTTTACAACATCCTGACATCCTTTGGCCTGTTGCCCTCGGCAACGGACTGTGACATTGTTCGTATGGCCTGTGAGAGTGTTTCCACACGGGCGGCGCAGATGTGCTCCGCTGGGCTGGCTGGCGTCATTAATCGCATGAGGGACAGCAGGAGTGAGGAGACGATGAAGATTACAGTGGGTGTCGACGGCTCAGTCTACAAGCTTCACCCCAGGTGAGGCCTATGTAGCCTTGACATCGCTCAGAGGTTGTCCACCTTTCTGAATGATTCACCAATAAACATTCAGAGATTTGAAAATGAGGGATGACGAAgtgtttaaaattattgtatgtttttaatattcaagGAGTCTTTTGTAAGACTCCTTGAATATTTCTTTGAGGAAGGCATCTAATAAATCATGATAATCACAAACAGGGCCACTTTTCCCCTCATCTCAACAATGGGTCAAGTTTTCTTAGACAGAAATCAATTGCGATGAAATGTAAGTTAGCAGTTTGCTGCAGCAAAGGCAGTATTGTAAAATGCACAGCAGGAACATGGAGAAATAGATTTTCCCGGTCATCAGTGAGCTAGCTAGCCTGTGAACTTAAGACAGCAATCGAACATTACTTGTAAAGTTATCATTTATCGTGGAATCCTTTATTTCTGTTCTTAGTAGtcagcctcattgagttcaatgggacttactactaGGTATGTATATTGAAGATTTCAATCTTGAATGGTGATGGCTGATTTGTCTGTTGAACAAACCTTTAGCAGagaaacatggtgtgtgtgtgtgtgtgtgtgtgtgtgtgtgtgtgtgctagtttAACTCTTCTCCCAcctactgtttttatgctgtaacACCCctcagctgcttcccccccatcccatggGGTTCCAGATATGTGTTTACCTTTGCAGATTCATGTCTGTACCCTTTGTATGGGAAGTGGCTGGGATGGTGTTCCAGCGGAAAAGCAGCAGGCAGGGAAAAGGTTAAGTATGCGTTTGTGtataacatttagtttggcctttATTCAAGCAGTTTGAAGGGATTGCCAAAGATATCGGACTATGGCATCTATCTATGGCAGGAGCTGGGGCGGAGCGATTTGCCCATGTTTTTATTTAGCCTCATAAAGACGTATCACCTTTCATTAAGTAGCAGCATGCTGTGGCGGCAACAAACTTCACACTGCTAGACAGGAGATTAAAAACAATAGCTGGAAGAGGAAACTCCCCGAGTCTGTATTCGGAGCCCATGCTAAATCTTGCCTCTCTGAACCAGTTTCTCGGACACCACGAAGAGCACGTCCACAGGGCTACACGCTGGTGCTACATGCCTAGGACTAAATAGAGTGAAACTAGAAACATTTTTGTGATATATTGTTTACTTACACATATATGCAAGTTGAGCATAAACAAAGAGATTTGCAGCATCAATGACCCAACAGCTATTGCTCCCCCATTAGATTTTGAGGGGGACCACCACTGCCTAGGATTCTTGTAGACCTCGGCTGTCTGTAAAACCAAgatagagtcttgtggcatcttaaagactaacagacaACAGTCCACttgatcagatgcatgaagtgttatcacttcatgcatctgatgaagtggattgtAGTCTACTAAAACAGATGCAATAATAAATCTGTTCGCTTTTAAGGTGCTGCAACACCTTGCTTCTGGTGCATCTCTCTTGGTGGGGGcactcagagaagggcctctgaagaagaCTTCAAGGTctacatggggggaaattggtgGAAGACGCCAGATCTTCcttctcaatctctctctttttctcttttctagTTTCAAAGACCGGTTCCACTCATCAGTCCGGCAACTTACACCCGGCTGTGACATCACCTTCCTGCAGTCAGAAGAAGGCAGCGGCAGAGGGGCAGCACTCATCTCAGCGGTAGCGTGCAAAATGGCCTGTATGATGGGCCATTGAAATGGCAGTGGCAAAGGACTGTGAAAGGGAAGCCACCTGCCTGGGACATGCCTCTTCCACCCAGTGGCCAGGCTGAGTTGTTTCAGAGGGTGATGGGGAGCTCAACCAGCAGAAGGACGGTTATtcctggggggtgggatgggtggACGGAGCAACATTGGGTTTCTCCTAGCCTCTACCcgtagacaacacaataaccattgTAAACTGCAGCCTCTCCTTTCTGTTCTTACAACCTTCTCCACTACCGCAGGGTCAGTGGGGGGGTGTCTCAGTTTACGTAATAAGCAGTTTTACATAGTTTGTTAGGAGTGGGGCTAGGGGAGGGGAGAACTGGAAAGAGATTAAGTGtggcttttttcctttcctggtGTGCTCAAAAAGAAGGGATCTGGGCAAAACGGCATCTAGATGGCATGAATGGTAGTAAAGTAGTGTTTCTCCCAGTGTCGCCGTAAGGGTTGGACTTTGGGGCAAATCTTgagggccccactcagcagaatgagaagGGTGGCCCTCAATTGCAACAGGGCTGTCTCATTGCATTTTGGAGTGAGTGACGTGATGCACATTGTCATCCGAAGAATGGAGCAGGGCATAAGATTATTCAGtctagagtctaaaattacccaacTGCATGACTGGTTTCTTCCTCAACCAATCAAGTTCAGAGCGGGATAAAAATCCATCCATGTTGTCCTTATCAACTGTTGGTGGCAGAATATGCTCAGCATTAGCAGGGAAGAATACAAAGTAAACGTGAAAATCTTCCTCCGGCTTCGAAGACACTGACAGATTTTTCACCCGCTGTTTCTCAACACGAGTGCGAGTGTCAACTTGAGCACAAATGACTGTGCTCCTAAGCAGAGGAGCCCAGTTGATAAATGATGCTTTCCagggcgtcatcagatgagtgttttattgcactcttgttactgggcagtcatggattttcacaggtcctattcacAACGTCGCCTGTGTCCtgcgtgcctcccaccccttctaaccttctttgtgcaacaacaacaacataaatccaaattatttttgagatggaaattgccgctatctcctgctgtgtgcaggagaagcagcgcaatcaaaatggcccactgaatgggccatgtgcacgttgtttacttcttctttcgaaagaggaagtaatgagggacaaacacacgggcggagaagcgacggtaaggaaacgtgatttcccagtgtgtgatgacgctcaaacATGAATCAAAGCTTGCAACCTGCTCTAAGTAACACCCCCCAGTCCATACCATTGATCCCATATAGACAGACATCAGGAACAATCTTTATGACATGTTTTAGAATTAATCATGATTAATACAGAAAGAGGATGTGGCTTGAACGGGGCCTCAGAAGGCTGACAAAGAATGTGCACCATTTTATGACAAGCCATTCTGGATTAGAgtaaaaatctatctatctagtccagcattcttatACTGTAGCGACTTATAGGGATTAATGGTAAATATAATTTTCTGCTATACTTCTGTGCTGAGAACTGCACAGACATGCAGGAAAGGCACATCAATTTTCTAGCAGGTTCAGCAAAATGGTGGAAGATGGGCTGACACATACAGATGTATACTGTCCTTTGTACATGACGTCTACACAGAAAGAAGTGCACACAAATCTGTTTTTAAGATATAACTTCTGGGACTTCCCTTAGTTCCATCCCTCTGACCCTGGTGTTACATTTGTTTgatccagtctctctctctctccccactgtcATAATATTATTTCCAtcatattgttttcattttttctctGTCTCCCCTCTTCATGGATACAGAGgctcttttatattaaaaataataagaataaaaaatttaaaacattgtaaAGCCTGTCCCTGTTGTATCTATTCTGCGTATCAACACTTATTTGTGTGTTAACAGTGATAGTTACATTTGGCATGTAAAGAAATATGCAAAGAGATAAATAGAGCAAcgctgtgcatatttattcagaagtatgtcccctgcgttcagtgaggcttattcccaggtaggtGTGTGCAGGAATGCAGCCAAATGTGCTTTGAAAAACTTTTGAATAAGGTTATAGACATCAATGCACaaaatgatggtggtggtagtagtagcaTAGTACCCACCTgcaggttatttttaaaaatgtgaatgccaTGAGATCCATTGTTGGTCGGTAAGATTCCCATTGTAGGATGGCCACATATGGGTCCCCCAAAAAGCGGAAATGCATTGCCATAAAGCGG
This DNA window, taken from Elgaria multicarinata webbii isolate HBS135686 ecotype San Diego chromosome 12, rElgMul1.1.pri, whole genome shotgun sequence, encodes the following:
- the GCK gene encoding hexokinase-4 — translated: MLDHRTRMDSSKKEKVEQILSEFRLQEEDLKKVMRRMQKEMDRGLKLETHEEASVKMLPTYVRSTPEGSEVGDFLSLDLGGTNFRVMLVKVGEGEEGQWKVKTKHQMYSIPEDVMTGTAEMLFDYISECISDFLDKHHMKHKKLPLGFTFSFPVRHEDIDKGILLNWTKGFKASGAEGNNIVGLLRDAIKRRGDFEMDVVAMVNDTVATMISCYYEDHRCEVGMIVGTGCNACYMEEMQNVELVEGDEGRMCVNTEWGAFGTSGELDEFLLEYDRVVDETSLNPGQQLYEKIIGGKYMGEIVRLVLLKLVNENLLFNGEASEKLKTRGSFETRYLSQIESDPSDRKQVYNILTSFGLLPSATDCDIVRMACESVSTRAAQMCSAGLAGVINRMRDSRSEETMKITVGVDGSVYKLHPSFKDRFHSSVRQLTPGCDITFLQSEEGSGRGAALISAVACKMACMMGH